From Armatimonadota bacterium:
TTTTGGGTACCTGGACCCCTCCGGTGGACGGCGGCGCACGTCGCCCGTACGCGTCTCGGCTGCCGTGGGACTCTTCCCATTCCAAGGTGACCGCGACCTTGGCACGCGCTCCTTCGAGCGCTTCGGGCAGGCCATGGCTGCCGGCGGCAACATGTACGAAACCGAGCTCTACGCCAATCTCTTCAAGGGCACGATTCTCGTAGAGCTGGACCGCGTGGGTAAGTGGCCGAGTCGGTATGAACTGATTCAGCCGAGTAAAAGAGAGAAAGAGCAAGAACGAGAGCGGGAAGAAGCTGACTCAGATAAAAAGAAGAAGGAAGAACTTCGATCAGTTCTGGATGTGCTGGTCAAAGATACCAGCCCTCCGCAACGAGGATTTTGGGCGGAGTTAAAGCCGGAGGTGAAACGCGAGCGTCTCCAAAAGCTTCTGGAGGCGCTCAATATCCTCTGGGGCGGCGGCCGCACGACGCGGATGCTGGCGGATCTTTCGCCCAAGTTCATCGCCTATGCCCGCCTGCGTGTGAAGCACCCGGTCTTTCTGGAGGCACTTTCGGCGCACTACGAGGACGGCAAGTACGTGCTGGAGCTGGAGCCGCTCCTGAACGCGCTCCAGAAAATTGATGACTACCGAGAGCAAACCCTTTTCGGGTTGGAGCCAGGCGTGTTCGGGAATGAAGAAGAGATTCGCTCCACGCTTGCCGGCTATGGAGCGGTGCTGACCGTTCACGAAGCCCTTGCGCAGGCGAAGCAGGACGTGGGCACGCTATGGAGCCAGTCCTAATCGTGCGGGTGCGGGCGCCGGTGGCGTCGTTCCGGCGTCCGCTGGACCACAACTACCAGCGCACGCTTCCCATGCCTCCACCGACGACGCTCAAGGGCATCGCCGGGGCGGCGCTGGGGCTTTCGGACCGAGAGCTGTGGGCGCCGGAGAGCCCTATGCGTGGGCTGAAGATCTCGGTGTGGATGGACGCCAAGCCCGGGCGTGCCCGCGACCTTTGGACCGTGCTCAAGATCAAAAACGCCCGCATCGAAGCCCGCTCGCCGTACTTCCGGGAGCTCCTGTTTTTCACGCGCTACACGCTGCTTTACGGTGGCGACGCGGCGCTCTTGCAGAAGCTGAAGCGGGCATTCCGCGACCCTGCGTATCCGCTCTCGCTTGGTCGGGAAGATGAGCTTTTGCTCGTGGAGGAAGTGCAGCTTGACGAAGCCAAGCCCGGAGAGCCGCGTCTTCAGGGCACGCTGGTGGTCGGGGATGTGCGTCAGATGTCCAATCTGCGCCCGATTTTGCGCGAAGGTTCGGTCTTCGAGCCGCCTGTTGTCGAGACCCTTCCGCTTGCGTTCACGGTAGACGCCAAAGGCATTCGCCATCCGGAGCCTCCGGTGCCGGTGAGTTTCCTGCCGCTGGGTGTGGAGTGGGAGCTTTCCGGACTTTCGGCGTGGTGGTGGAAAGATCGGGCGTGGGTGTGGATTGAAAAAATATGATCCTTGCTAAGCCCGATGCGTCACTTGCTGACCACCTGGCGGAAGTGACCCGGCTGGGGGCGCAGATTGCCGAACGGCTTGGGCTTGAGGAGCCGCTGCGCACGAAGGCGATCCTGGCGTGCGCGCTGCACGATATCGGCAAAGCCACAACGGACTTCCAAGAGTACATGCGCGGGGAACGCAAAAAAGCCTATCCCCACGCCTTGGCGTCTTTGCCGTTCGCACTGCTGCTGGAGGGGCTGCTCAATCCGCGGCTTGGGATAGAAAAGACGCGCTACGATGCCACCGCCGCCGTACTCACACACCATTCTCCTCTAAGTCCGGAGCTCTACAAGGACTACAATAATAAGCCGAACTACCATCCTGAGCTCCGCAAGGTGCTGGAGGACGTCTGGCGCCTGCTGCAAGAAGTTGGGATAGAAGGGCTGCCGTCTGTGGAGGAGTTTTGGAAGCAGGTTCAGCCGCTCTTGCAGCACGCACCCGTAGCGCTCCTGGATACGCCACTGTGCATCGGTGGAGAGCGGACCACATTGCGTGGCGTCATGCAACGCCTACCAACAGGAGATTTTGCCCGCGTCAAAGCGGTGCTGCACTTGGCCGATTGGCTGGCCTCGGCGAAAAATCCGGAACCTCAGCTGCTCTTCCTTGAACATGGCAGTACGGCGATTGCCCAGCACGTCCAGAAGCTTAATGCCCCTCTGCGAGGCTTTCAGGAGGCCGCGCGCACGACAAAAGACAGCGTGCTCTGGCTCCGGGCACCCACGGGCACAGGCAAGACGGAAGCGCTCCTGCTCTGGGCAGGCGATACGGAGCGGCTGATTTACCTTCTGCCCACGCAAGCCACAAGCAACGCCATGTGGCGGCGGCTGCGTCGGATTTACGGTGACGACGCCGTGGCGCTGGCGCACGGACGTGCTGCCTACATGCTGCACCAGGAGTCGGACGAAGACCCGTTGGACCTGCGCCTCTTTGGCTCGGTTTTTGCCAAACCTGTGACCGTTGCCACGCTGGACCAATACTTGCTGGCGCACCTCAACGGCCGGCACTGGGAAGAGCGCCGCACGCTGGCCCGGCAAGCTACCGTGGTTTTGGACGAGATCCATGCTTATGAACCATACACCCTCGGGCTCCTCCTCGAGGCCCTCGAGCGGGAACGACCCCGACGCTTGGCACTCGCCAGTGCTACGCTCCCCAGGTCTCTCCTTGAGCTTTTCCCTCAAGGGTCTTTGGTAGAAGCCGAACCCGAGCTGTGGAAGCGTCAGCGCCACCGGCTGATGGTACGGGACGGTACTCTCTTAGACGATGGTCTTGCGACAGCCACGGAGCTCGCCAGGTGCGGGAAGTCCGTACTCGTGGTGGCCAATACTG
This genomic window contains:
- the cas7i gene encoding type I-B CRISPR-associated protein Cas7/Cst2/DevR; its protein translation is MSKAIVIGYLAKVSAANVNASHSEGNVVVAKKVTLPDGSTVPYISGQALRRMLRDRLEELGYPLSEPFAQVSGQEVTPPVRPWEFVDEDLFGYLDPSGGRRRTSPVRVSAAVGLFPFQGDRDLGTRSFERFGQAMAAGGNMYETELYANLFKGTILVELDRVGKWPSRYELIQPSKREKEQEREREEADSDKKKKEELRSVLDVLVKDTSPPQRGFWAELKPEVKRERLQKLLEALNILWGGGRTTRMLADLSPKFIAYARLRVKHPVFLEALSAHYEDGKYVLELEPLLNALQKIDDYREQTLFGLEPGVFGNEEEIRSTLAGYGAVLTVHEALAQAKQDVGTLWSQS
- a CDS encoding CRISPR-associated protein Cas5 — its product is MRVRAPVASFRRPLDHNYQRTLPMPPPTTLKGIAGAALGLSDRELWAPESPMRGLKISVWMDAKPGRARDLWTVLKIKNARIEARSPYFRELLFFTRYTLLYGGDAALLQKLKRAFRDPAYPLSLGREDELLLVEEVQLDEAKPGEPRLQGTLVVGDVRQMSNLRPILREGSVFEPPVVETLPLAFTVDAKGIRHPEPPVPVSFLPLGVEWELSGLSAWWWKDRAWVWIEKI
- the cas3 gene encoding CRISPR-associated helicase Cas3', whose product is MILAKPDASLADHLAEVTRLGAQIAERLGLEEPLRTKAILACALHDIGKATTDFQEYMRGERKKAYPHALASLPFALLLEGLLNPRLGIEKTRYDATAAVLTHHSPLSPELYKDYNNKPNYHPELRKVLEDVWRLLQEVGIEGLPSVEEFWKQVQPLLQHAPVALLDTPLCIGGERTTLRGVMQRLPTGDFARVKAVLHLADWLASAKNPEPQLLFLEHGSTAIAQHVQKLNAPLRGFQEAARTTKDSVLWLRAPTGTGKTEALLLWAGDTERLIYLLPTQATSNAMWRRLRRIYGDDAVALAHGRAAYMLHQESDEDPLDLRLFGSVFAKPVTVATLDQYLLAHLNGRHWEERRTLARQATVVLDEIHAYEPYTLGLLLEALERERPRRLALASATLPRSLLELFPQGSLVEAEPELWKRQRHRLMVRDGTLLDDGLATATELARCGKSVLVVANTVRDAQVFYRRLRDEWKWSSRELLHARFTFGHRQAKEARISDPKPGMISVATQLVEVSLDISYDALVTEVAPVDALVQRMGRVNRRGQQEAAPVVIYRQYADGSRRIYGREVLEWSLEILRDLPDVPTDRDLFQAAHTLYEHVTATREWQRELQDGRQMLREVQSRLGCYTIDLMDEEMRARFTARRGMVSVEVLPKVFTDKAYRLRENGQGWKIPELLVSIPIYWLQQREFFAPMEDLRCLQTTLSYDSEFGLQAPDEMGEAISGLILD